In Cupriavidus basilensis, one genomic interval encodes:
- a CDS encoding winged helix DNA-binding protein, with protein sequence MARRPATQPATQPVADPVADPVADHAEGGQTPARAAPSALAHPSGPNIVSSSHLVSERSPELSEFEFGLNTAYNAYSRWVVRCMGASGVRDLTFLDVLVLHHVNHRARPKRLADICFVLNVEDTHLVTYALKKLQGLALVEGERIGKEATYITTPAGTEACARYREIREQCLTSNFSAGSAENVEIGELARLLRVLTGLYEQAARSATSL encoded by the coding sequence ATGGCGCGTAGGCCAGCAACTCAGCCAGCAACTCAGCCAGTAGCCGATCCAGTAGCCGATCCAGTAGCCGATCACGCCGAGGGTGGCCAAACGCCCGCCAGAGCCGCGCCCAGCGCGCTGGCGCATCCGTCGGGCCCCAATATCGTTTCGTCTTCGCACCTGGTGTCGGAGCGCAGCCCGGAGCTGTCGGAGTTCGAGTTCGGCCTGAACACGGCCTACAACGCTTACAGCCGCTGGGTGGTGCGCTGCATGGGCGCTTCCGGCGTGCGCGACCTGACCTTCCTGGACGTGCTGGTGCTGCATCACGTCAACCACCGGGCGCGCCCCAAGCGGCTCGCCGATATCTGCTTCGTGCTCAACGTCGAGGACACCCACCTGGTCACCTACGCGCTCAAGAAGCTGCAGGGCCTGGCGCTGGTGGAGGGCGAGCGCATCGGCAAGGAAGCCACCTACATCACCACTCCCGCGGGCACCGAGGCCTGCGCGCGCTACCGCGAGATTCGCGAGCAATGCCTGACCAGCAATTTCTCCGCCGGCAGTGCCGAGAACGTGGAGATCGGCGAGCTGGCACGGCTGCTGCGTGTGCTGACCGGCCTGTATGAGCAGGCCGCACGCTCGGCAACGTCCCTGTAG
- a CDS encoding amidase, protein MPTDIHTLQTKLRDGATSRADVIEQAAQHAQQPDAHAVFLHTTFDSAAQVARAADAACRAGKPLHPLAGLPVSVKDLFNIAGEASRAGSPVRSDALAATTDATVVRRLRESGAALVGRTNMTEFAFSGVGINPHFGTPVNLADKQVARIPGGSSSGAAVSVALGLAVAGLGSDTGGSIRIPAALCGLTGFKPTARRVPLDGAFPLSYTLDTACAMARTVQDCVLVDSVIADQAALPVIKAAAGIRLAIPRQVLLDDLDDTVARAFDRALGRLSAAGVQIEHIDLPELAELASINAGGGFTAAEAHAIHRHVLATRREQYDPRVASRIDRGAAMSAADYVDLMRARLDWITRVTARIEGFDAVACPTVPMVAPPIAPLVADDALFFRTNALLLRNTSAFNFLDGCSISLPCHQPDELPVGLMLSHGALRDAQLLGTAIALESIIKPAA, encoded by the coding sequence ATGCCCACGGATATCCATACATTACAGACAAAACTTCGCGATGGCGCGACCTCCCGCGCCGACGTGATCGAGCAGGCTGCGCAGCACGCGCAGCAGCCGGACGCGCACGCCGTGTTCCTGCACACCACCTTCGACTCCGCCGCGCAGGTCGCCAGGGCCGCCGATGCGGCCTGCCGGGCAGGCAAGCCGCTGCATCCGCTGGCAGGCCTGCCGGTCTCGGTCAAGGACCTGTTCAACATCGCCGGCGAAGCCTCGCGCGCCGGCTCTCCGGTGCGCAGCGACGCGCTGGCGGCCACCACCGATGCCACGGTGGTGCGCCGGTTGCGCGAGAGCGGCGCGGCGCTGGTCGGGCGCACCAACATGACCGAGTTCGCCTTCTCGGGGGTGGGCATCAACCCGCATTTCGGCACGCCGGTGAACCTCGCTGACAAGCAGGTCGCGCGCATTCCCGGCGGCTCGTCGTCGGGCGCCGCGGTGTCCGTGGCGCTGGGCCTGGCGGTGGCGGGGCTGGGCAGCGACACCGGCGGCTCCATCCGCATCCCGGCCGCCCTGTGCGGGCTGACCGGCTTCAAGCCGACCGCCCGGCGCGTGCCGCTGGATGGCGCCTTCCCGCTCTCCTATACGCTGGACACCGCCTGCGCCATGGCGCGCACGGTGCAGGATTGCGTGCTGGTGGACAGCGTGATTGCCGACCAGGCGGCGCTCCCCGTCATCAAGGCCGCGGCGGGCATCCGCCTGGCCATCCCGCGCCAGGTCCTGCTCGACGACCTCGATGACACCGTGGCGCGCGCGTTCGACCGCGCCCTCGGCCGGCTGTCCGCGGCCGGCGTGCAGATCGAGCACATCGACCTGCCGGAGCTGGCCGAGCTGGCCAGCATCAACGCCGGCGGCGGCTTCACCGCCGCCGAGGCGCATGCCATCCACCGCCACGTGCTGGCCACGCGGCGCGAGCAATACGATCCGCGCGTCGCCTCGCGCATCGACCGCGGCGCGGCCATGAGCGCGGCCGATTATGTGGACCTGATGCGCGCCCGCCTCGACTGGATCACGCGGGTTACGGCCCGCATCGAAGGCTTCGATGCCGTGGCCTGCCCCACCGTGCCGATGGTGGCGCCGCCGATCGCCCCGCTGGTGGCGGACGACGCGTTGTTCTTCCGCACCAACGCCCTGCTGCTGCGCAATACGTCGGCGTTCAATTTCCTCGATGGCTGCTCCATCTCGCTGCCCTGCCACCAGCCGGACGAATTGCCCGTGGGCCTGATGCTCTCGCACGGTGCACTGCGTGACGCGCAACTGCTGGGCACGGCAATTGCATTGGAGTCCATCATCAAGCCGGCCGCCTGA
- a CDS encoding TRAP transporter small permease subunit, whose protein sequence is MEATSVNKRWLDRLLDLFAVLGALCILGVCLIMILMSFSRETTFIFKGGDDIVAWLCAASAFLVLGQTFQHGGIVRVEMLLEAVKPRVRWWLELISLTICAVFAAYATWALFSFAWASWEIGDVSQGQIVVPLWMPQSFAVLGCAGFMLAVLDELSRVARKQKPRYQLAQEAKLAAGDFGETV, encoded by the coding sequence ATGGAAGCCACTTCCGTCAACAAGCGCTGGCTGGACCGGCTGCTTGACCTGTTTGCCGTGCTCGGCGCGCTGTGCATCCTTGGGGTCTGCCTCATCATGATCCTGATGTCGTTCTCGCGCGAGACCACGTTTATCTTCAAGGGCGGCGACGACATCGTTGCGTGGCTGTGCGCCGCCTCCGCCTTTCTCGTGCTCGGCCAGACCTTCCAGCACGGCGGCATCGTCCGCGTGGAAATGCTGCTGGAGGCCGTCAAGCCGCGCGTGCGCTGGTGGCTGGAGCTGATCTCGCTGACCATCTGCGCGGTGTTCGCCGCCTACGCGACCTGGGCCTTGTTCAGCTTCGCCTGGGCGAGCTGGGAGATCGGCGATGTGTCGCAGGGCCAGATCGTGGTGCCGCTGTGGATGCCGCAGAGCTTTGCGGTGCTGGGCTGCGCCGGCTTCATGCTGGCGGTGCTGGACGAACTGTCGCGCGTGGCGCGCAAGCAAAAGCCGCGCTACCAGCTGGCGCAGGAAGCCAAGCTGGCCGCCGGCGATTTCGGGGAGACCGTCTGA
- a CDS encoding TRAP transporter large permease, whose product MSTVLISLILLVVMIGFLVIGAWIPVAIAVTSWVGLVVFADRDALVNLANAWWSSSASYTLASLPLFVWMGEILFRTKLSEQMFNGLSPWLNWLPGRLMHVNILGCGIFGSVSGSSAATCATIAKSALPELTRRGYDERVTLGSLSCAGTLGILIPPSITMVVYAVSADVSIIRVFLAGFLPGLLLMLLFSGYIVVWALSNPDKTPKAEVFNWRSRLASIRQLMPCIVLIAFITWIMITGYSTATEAAAYGVVASLALAWVGGSLTRKAFWESLMSATRLTAMIMFVLGATSFLSVTMSFTGIPRALAEWVASMHLSPWALIAVLTVIYILLGTALDGISMIALTTATVLPMVQAAGFDLVWFGIFIVLLVEIAEVTPPVGFNLFVLQSMTGKDSNYIARVSLPFFMMMVVAIGIVTVWPQIVTWLPDVVMQKELK is encoded by the coding sequence ATGAGCACCGTCCTCATTTCCCTGATCCTGCTGGTGGTGATGATCGGCTTCCTGGTCATCGGCGCGTGGATTCCCGTGGCCATTGCCGTCACCTCCTGGGTGGGGCTGGTGGTGTTTGCCGATCGCGATGCGCTGGTCAACCTGGCCAATGCGTGGTGGTCGTCCAGCGCGTCGTATACGCTGGCCTCGCTGCCGCTCTTTGTGTGGATGGGCGAGATACTGTTCCGCACCAAGCTGTCCGAGCAGATGTTCAACGGGCTCTCGCCGTGGTTGAACTGGCTCCCCGGGCGCCTGATGCACGTCAACATCCTGGGCTGCGGCATCTTCGGTTCGGTGTCGGGCTCGTCTGCCGCCACCTGCGCCACCATCGCCAAGTCGGCGCTGCCCGAGCTGACCCGGCGCGGCTACGATGAGCGCGTGACCCTGGGCTCGCTGTCGTGCGCCGGCACGCTCGGCATCCTGATCCCGCCATCGATCACCATGGTGGTCTATGCGGTCTCGGCCGATGTGTCGATCATCCGCGTGTTCCTGGCTGGCTTCCTGCCCGGCCTGCTGCTGATGCTGCTGTTCTCCGGCTACATCGTGGTGTGGGCGCTGTCGAACCCGGACAAGACGCCGAAGGCGGAAGTCTTCAACTGGCGCTCGCGGCTCGCCTCGATCCGCCAGCTGATGCCGTGCATCGTGCTGATCGCCTTTATCACGTGGATCATGATCACCGGCTACTCCACCGCCACGGAAGCGGCCGCCTACGGCGTGGTGGCGTCGCTGGCGCTGGCGTGGGTGGGCGGCTCGCTCACGCGCAAGGCGTTCTGGGAAAGCCTGATGTCGGCCACCCGGCTGACCGCCATGATCATGTTCGTGCTGGGCGCAACCTCGTTCCTGTCGGTGACCATGAGCTTTACGGGCATCCCGCGCGCGCTGGCCGAGTGGGTGGCCTCGATGCACCTGTCGCCCTGGGCGCTGATCGCCGTGCTGACCGTGATCTACATCCTGCTGGGCACCGCGCTCGATGGCATTTCCATGATCGCGCTGACCACCGCCACGGTGCTGCCGATGGTGCAGGCCGCGGGCTTCGATCTGGTATGGTTCGGGATATTCATCGTGCTGCTGGTGGAGATCGCCGAGGTGACGCCGCCCGTGGGGTTCAACCTGTTCGTGCTGCAGAGCATGACCGGCAAGGACAGCAACTACATAGCGCGGGTCTCGCTGCCGTTCTTCATGATGATGGTGGTGGCCATCGGCATCGTCACCGTGTGGCCGCAGATCGTCACCTGGCTGCCCGATGTGGTGATGCAAAAAGAGCTGAAGTAA
- a CDS encoding NAD(P)H-hydrate dehydratase — protein MQSSAPTSPTLAAALPDDAWLPLDAASASAIPLYDVAAVRHIEAAAMASLPAFALMSRAGAAAAAWLAHHAPAGPLVLLAGPGNNGGDALVAATRLHQAGRQVQVWLTAEPDRLPADAGRAWLEARAAGVILHAIPESACHGTLPPFPPDTCALVDGLFGIGLNRAADGFTAQWIAHLAESRLPVFSLDIPSGLFADTGAGAPAVRALRTLTFIGAKPGLLTLDGRDCAGEVDIAPLGLLYPPAQPACAMVNVPASFAAALPTRRHATNKGTFGSLAVIGGGIGMTGAPLLGARAAQHLGTGRVHIAFLAQPAPLIDLVHPELMLHPIAEIELTNMSALVIGPGMGTGTAARKQLAQLLQASVAATEPPALVLDADALNLLAADPALAAMLGGGPPVRVMTPHPLEAARLSGISVAEIQRDRLAAARSLAAQWQAVVVLKGSGTVIASPPDALGSVSVSINPTGNAGLATAGTGDVLAGMIGALLAQGMPALQAAQAAVWLHGRAADHLVAQGTGPAGLTASELYLPVRDLFNALLRAQQA, from the coding sequence ATGCAAAGCTCTGCCCCGACTTCTCCCACGCTTGCCGCTGCCCTGCCCGACGATGCGTGGCTGCCCCTGGATGCGGCAAGCGCCAGCGCGATCCCGCTGTACGATGTGGCGGCCGTGCGCCACATCGAAGCGGCCGCCATGGCCAGCCTGCCCGCCTTCGCGCTGATGTCCCGGGCCGGCGCCGCCGCGGCGGCGTGGCTGGCGCACCATGCGCCAGCCGGCCCGCTGGTGCTGCTGGCCGGCCCGGGCAACAACGGCGGCGACGCGCTGGTGGCCGCCACCCGCCTGCACCAGGCCGGGCGCCAGGTGCAGGTGTGGCTGACTGCCGAGCCCGATCGCCTGCCCGCCGACGCCGGGCGTGCCTGGCTGGAGGCGCGCGCAGCCGGCGTGATACTGCACGCCATACCGGAATCCGCCTGCCATGGCACCCTGCCGCCGTTTCCCCCGGACACCTGCGCGCTGGTCGACGGCTTGTTCGGCATTGGCCTGAACCGCGCCGCCGATGGCTTCACGGCGCAGTGGATCGCGCACCTTGCCGAGTCCCGGCTGCCCGTGTTCTCCCTCGACATCCCGAGCGGGCTGTTCGCCGATACCGGCGCCGGCGCGCCGGCGGTGCGCGCTCTGCGCACCCTCACCTTCATCGGTGCCAAGCCAGGCCTGCTCACGCTCGACGGGCGCGATTGCGCGGGCGAGGTCGATATCGCCCCGCTCGGCCTGCTCTACCCGCCGGCCCAGCCTGCCTGCGCCATGGTCAACGTGCCGGCGTCGTTTGCAGCGGCGCTGCCCACGCGGCGCCATGCCACCAACAAGGGCACCTTCGGCTCGCTCGCCGTGATCGGCGGCGGCATCGGCATGACCGGCGCACCGCTGCTTGGCGCGCGTGCCGCGCAGCACCTGGGCACCGGGCGCGTGCACATCGCTTTCCTGGCGCAGCCCGCGCCGCTGATCGACCTTGTGCACCCGGAGCTGATGCTGCACCCGATCGCGGAGATCGAGCTGACCAACATGTCCGCGCTGGTGATCGGCCCGGGCATGGGCACAGGCACGGCGGCGCGCAAGCAGCTGGCGCAGTTGCTGCAAGCCAGCGTGGCCGCCACCGAGCCGCCCGCGCTGGTGCTGGATGCCGATGCGCTGAACCTGCTGGCCGCGGACCCCGCGCTTGCCGCCATGCTTGGCGGCGGCCCGCCGGTGCGCGTGATGACGCCGCACCCGCTCGAAGCCGCGCGCCTGTCCGGCATCAGCGTGGCCGAGATCCAGCGCGACCGCCTGGCGGCGGCGCGCTCGCTGGCGGCCCAGTGGCAGGCCGTGGTCGTGCTCAAGGGCTCGGGCACGGTGATCGCGTCGCCACCGGATGCGCTCGGCAGCGTGTCGGTATCGATCAACCCGACCGGCAATGCCGGGCTGGCCACCGCCGGCACCGGCGACGTGCTGGCCGGCATGATCGGCGCCCTGCTGGCCCAAGGCATGCCGGCGCTGCAGGCCGCGCAGGCCGCGGTCTGGCTGCACGGGCGCGCCGCCGACCACCTGGTGGCCCAGGGCACCGGCCCCGCCGGCCTGACCGCGAGCGAGCTCTACCTGCCGGTGCGCGACCTGTTCAATGCCCTGCTGCGGGCGCAGCAGGCATGA
- a CDS encoding TRAP transporter substrate-binding protein, whose protein sequence is MLLGGVLATSAVMTSAARADTKWDLPTGYPVSNLHTENLQQMATDVEKATGGKLKIVIHPNGSLLKANEIKRGVQTGQVQMGEILMSLLANENPVFGVDAVPFLATSYQDSYKLWQASRAVTDKVLDKQGMKLLYAVAWPPQGIYANKPINTAADMKGLKWRAYNPATSKIAELVGAQPVTIQAADLAQALATGTVNSFMSSGATGVDTKVWESVKYFYTVDAWLPKNMLVVSKKSFAALDKPTQDALLKTVAEAEKRGWQISEQKTREYLAVLGKNGMTVQPPSPQLKQDMQKLGQVMVEEWAKGAGDDGKAILDAYKK, encoded by the coding sequence ATGTTGCTGGGCGGGGTGCTTGCCACCTCCGCCGTGATGACGTCGGCCGCGCGGGCGGATACCAAGTGGGACCTGCCAACCGGCTACCCGGTGAGCAACCTCCACACCGAAAACCTGCAGCAGATGGCCACCGACGTGGAGAAGGCCACGGGCGGCAAGCTCAAGATCGTGATCCATCCCAACGGCTCACTGCTCAAGGCCAACGAAATCAAGCGCGGCGTGCAGACCGGCCAGGTGCAGATGGGCGAGATCCTGATGTCGCTGCTGGCCAACGAAAACCCGGTATTCGGCGTGGACGCGGTGCCCTTCCTGGCGACCAGCTACCAGGACTCCTACAAGCTGTGGCAGGCCTCGCGCGCGGTCACCGACAAGGTGCTGGACAAGCAAGGCATGAAGCTGCTGTACGCGGTGGCCTGGCCGCCGCAAGGCATCTACGCCAACAAGCCGATCAACACCGCGGCCGACATGAAAGGCCTCAAGTGGCGCGCGTATAACCCCGCCACCTCCAAGATCGCCGAACTGGTGGGCGCGCAGCCGGTGACCATCCAGGCCGCCGACCTGGCGCAGGCGCTCGCCACCGGCACCGTCAATTCGTTCATGTCCTCGGGCGCCACGGGCGTGGACACCAAGGTCTGGGAGAGCGTGAAGTACTTCTACACCGTCGATGCCTGGCTGCCGAAGAACATGCTGGTGGTCAGCAAGAAGTCCTTTGCGGCGCTGGACAAGCCAACCCAGGACGCCCTGCTCAAGACCGTGGCCGAAGCCGAGAAGCGCGGCTGGCAGATCTCGGAGCAAAAGACACGTGAATACCTGGCCGTGCTCGGCAAGAACGGCATGACGGTGCAGCCGCCCTCGCCGCAGTTGAAGCAGGACATGCAGAAGCTTGGCCAGGTGATGGTGGAAGAATGGGCCAAGGGCGCCGGCGACGACGGCAAGGCCATCCTGGACGCATACAAGAAGTAG
- a CDS encoding D-amino acid dehydrogenase — MHVIVIGAGVIGVCSAWYLREAGFDVTVVERRAAPAQESSFGNAGVIAPGYVTPWAAPGMPGKVLRNLFASTSPVLFRPSADPAMWRWIARWLGECTLERYRINKLRMQRLAFYSRECLHALRGQLQIDYEQSQGYLQLFRTQRDRDLAEPALALLREHKVPHRLVDADGCRRIEPGLTTDTPLAGGLHLPEDESGNCPMFVRRLRVLAEAAGVRFVMDSDASALRPLPGGKLSLDLRSTAAGDARSARETLTADRLLVSAGIASAALLRPLGLRIPLYPVKGYSATVQVSDELQAPLGALMDESYKVAITRMGNRLRIAGTAELGSRKLDLRPAAINTLLKVARDWFPVAGHYDTATLWAGARPMLPDGPPLIGATAVPGLYLNLGHGSAGWAMACGSGRIAADLIAGDRPGIDLDGLTPDRYGLGPR, encoded by the coding sequence ATGCATGTAATCGTCATCGGCGCCGGTGTCATCGGCGTGTGCTCCGCGTGGTACCTGCGCGAGGCTGGCTTCGACGTAACCGTGGTCGAGCGGCGCGCGGCGCCGGCGCAGGAGTCGAGCTTCGGCAACGCTGGCGTGATCGCGCCAGGCTATGTCACCCCCTGGGCGGCGCCCGGCATGCCGGGCAAGGTGCTGCGCAACCTCTTCGCCAGCACCTCGCCCGTGCTGTTCCGGCCCAGCGCCGATCCGGCCATGTGGCGCTGGATCGCGCGCTGGCTGGGCGAATGCACGCTGGAGCGCTACCGCATCAACAAGCTGCGCATGCAGCGCCTGGCCTTCTACAGCCGGGAATGCCTGCATGCGCTGCGCGGCCAGCTCCAGATCGACTACGAGCAATCTCAAGGCTACCTGCAGCTGTTCCGCACCCAGCGCGACCGGGATCTCGCCGAGCCGGCGCTGGCCCTGCTGCGCGAGCACAAGGTGCCGCACCGGCTGGTCGACGCCGACGGCTGCCGGCGCATCGAGCCTGGCCTGACCACCGACACGCCGCTGGCCGGCGGGCTGCATCTCCCCGAGGACGAATCCGGCAATTGCCCGATGTTCGTGCGCCGGCTGCGCGTGCTGGCCGAGGCCGCGGGCGTGCGCTTTGTCATGGACAGCGACGCCAGCGCGCTGCGGCCGTTGCCGGGCGGCAAGCTCTCGCTTGACCTGCGCAGCACCGCTGCCGGCGATGCCCGCAGCGCGCGCGAAACACTCACCGCCGATCGCTTGCTGGTCAGTGCAGGCATCGCTAGCGCCGCGCTGTTGCGCCCGCTGGGCCTGCGCATCCCCCTCTACCCCGTCAAAGGTTATTCCGCCACCGTGCAGGTCAGCGACGAGCTGCAGGCGCCGCTGGGCGCGCTGATGGACGAGTCCTACAAGGTCGCCATCACCCGCATGGGCAACCGCTTGCGCATTGCCGGCACCGCCGAGCTCGGCTCGCGCAAGCTCGACCTGCGCCCCGCGGCCATCAACACCTTGCTCAAGGTGGCGCGCGACTGGTTCCCGGTTGCAGGCCACTATGACACGGCCACGCTGTGGGCCGGCGCGCGCCCGATGCTGCCCGATGGCCCGCCGCTGATCGGCGCCACGGCCGTGCCCGGGCTGTACCTCAACCTGGGCCACGGCTCCGCCGGCTGGGCGATGGCATGCGGCTCCGGGCGCATTGCCGCCGACCTGATCGCAGGCGATCGCCCCGGCATCGACCTGGATGGCCTGACCCCCGACCGCTACGGCTTAGGCCCACGCTGA